Genomic window (Hydrogenimonas cancrithermarum):
GCCGTCCTCAGCCTTCTCGTAGGATGAGGCGAGTGACGGTTCGGGGGTATAGGATGCGAACCGGTCCGCTTTCCAGAAGCTGAAACAGCGCGTTTCGCTCCAGGGGCCTGGTGCCACAGTATAGGAGAAACGGGCGTGCCAGTACCAGTCTCCTTCACCCACTTCCGGCGAATAGTGGAAGATCCCCTTGGCATCCATTGCCTCATCTTTGGCGTTCCATGCGCTGATGCTGCGGTCTACGGTGAAGTTCTCATCTCTCGCCCATTCGTACTGTATGGCACGAATGGCGGAAGTGTTTACATCCTCTTGCGGCATCACCAACAGTTCGAGGGGCGAAGAGATCGCATCGTCGAAGAGGATGGCGCCGTCTTCGGGAGCGATAGGGATGCCCGAAGGCGGTGGGATGACCTTGAAGATGTGATCGTCGTTTTCGTCACCGAACTGGAGAGTCTCACCATATCTGGAAACCGCTTGAACGCTGAAGTTGTAAGTTCCCGATTCTACGGGGGTGAAGTACCAGATGGCTCTCCCATCTTCCGAGACATTGGCATCCAAGACGGTCGTGGTGCCGTTGTGCGAGATGGCGAGGCGGGCGAAGGCGATGGGGTCGCCGTCCGGGTCCACTAAATTCGCCGCGGTGAAGACGAGCTCCTGCCCCTCGATGATCGTCTGAGTCGGGGAGGGTCCCGCTATATCCTCGTCCCTCGGCATTCGGGGAACGCAGTTGACGACGGTGAAAACCCCCGCCTCTTCCTGATGTTCCGCATACCAGTCGCGTTCGAGGCCGGCACCGTAGATATCCTTTCCGAGGGGCTCCACATAAGAGGTGCCGTACCCGGCTTGCGAAGCATCGTACTCCGCCTCCATCCAAAGCGATGGAGATGGGTTTTCGACGGTAACGTTGCGTTCGATGGAAAGCGAAGGATATTTGGAGAGGAGAAAGGTCGCCCCGGAAATCGCGTCTGAGTCGGGGTCTTCGAAATGGAAGCGGATCTTGATCCGTTCGTCGATGCAGATATGGATGTTTTCGCCCAACGTTTTCATGTTTTTTCCGTTGAGATAGTATTCGTGATCGTCCGGAACCGGCGGTCGGTTTTCCACGACGAAGGATCGGGGGGCGCTCCAGTCGCTCCAGACACCGTTGCATTTTGCACGGGCTCTCCACCAGTAGCTACGGCTGTAGGGTTCGCTGTCGAGCGTCGGAAGTGTCGTATTCCATTCTCCTTCCGCCAATGGTCCGGATGACGTCACGTCGGAGCTGAAGTCGCTTTTCGGTGCATATTCTATCACGTAACTGTCAGGGAGTGCGTCCGCTGTCACATTGGGCGTGGTGATACGGAAGGATACGATACTGTGATGTGAAAATCGGACACCATCGGCAGGGGTGGTGAGCGTGGGAGTGTCGGGGACGAGTTTTAGATGTACGATGCCACTGGAGACACGATGGATCGTTCCGTTGGCGTCTTCGAGCGAATAGATGATCCGGATGTAGAAATTTCCGCATTGATAGTCGTTCCAATATGCGGTATCTTCATCCAAGCTGTAGAGCGTCTGACTGAAGATCGTCTCTTCTTCATCGAAGTCCGGAGCGGTGGCGATCTGCACTTCCGCACCTTCGATGTATTCGATGTTTCCGGCGATTTCAAAAGCGTATCCCTCGGCGAGCGATGTGTAACGAACGCTCGCATCGTCTCCTTCCACTTCACGAAGTACAGGATCGCCTGCCGTTTTCACCCAGTACGAGATATAGACGGGGAGCTCGAGGTGGTAATAGAAGGAGACGGTGTTGCTCCAGCCGCTTTCCGCCACACCATCGGTCGCTTTCGCCCGCAGATAGTATCGGTGTCCCCAGGATAGGTTGTCGGGCAGATGGAAAGTTGGGGAGGAAATCGTCATCTCGATATAGTTCGTAAATGTCGTATCTTCGGAAATCTGGACGACATAGGTGACAGGATCTCCGTCGTCATCGGTTGCTGAGAGAGTGAGTGTGCTGTTTTCGTCCAGATCGAGAATATCCGTGGCAGGTAGGGAGAAGGTAGGTTTAGAGGGTGCTTCGTTCAATCGTTCGATGGTCAATGTATCGATTCCGTAGGTACCGCCGCTGCCGGCGATACAGGCGATATGAAGTTCACCGGTGATGGCGGGACGAAGTTGTAAAGTATTGTTTGCCATGGCGATTACGGTCGCGATGGTGTTTCCGTCGTAGAGGAGGGCGTCCGTTCCTTCCACTTTTTCGCCTTCGATATACCACGATACATCAGGCGAGACACCATCGGCAGTGGTGACATCGCACGTGAGGGTCGAACTCTCTCCACTTTCGAGGGAACTTTTGTCCGCACTCATCTTCACGATGACGTCGGGTTTGAGGTTCACGTTCTGGGTCGCGATACTTTCGGCGCCCGAATCGTTCAGGAAAGGATCGCTCGCCACGGTCCACACTCCGTAGATGAAGTCGGCCTGGAAAGCTCCTCCGTAACTGAGTTTGACCCCTTCGTCGAAAGAGACTTCGATGGATGCAGTGAAGGGGTAGCTGAGCGTGACTTCGGGATAGATGCCCGCATGGTCGAGATAGGGGACCGTGGTATCGTTTCCTGCGATGTTCTGAATGATATTGAAAAGGGCTTCGCCGTTGATGGAGAGGGCGGGTTTCCACTCCATCGTCTCTTCGATCGAAACCGCCTCTTCACCCTCCGCATTCTCTCCGATTTCGAGGCCGAAAGAGAGGCTCATACGCTTGGCCATCTCTCTGTAGAGGTTTATGAGGTTCGAATTGTCGGTATCGCGCATCTTCTCTATGAGCTGAACGAAAGTGTCTTTGAAGATCAAAGCCGCCTGCTGCATCGGGTTTTGGTGCAGTAACGCGGCGGCGGGATCACCGCTTTGTGCACTCTCCTCCACCGCTTTTTGCAGCGTTTTGCCCACGCGCTTCATCGGTGAGAGGAAAAAGGTGTCGATATCGTAGGTGTCGAGAACGACGGCGACGGAGTCTGCGAAGAGCCCCAGATCCCAACTCAATCCCGCTTCGACGCCTATTTTGAGGTTAGCGTTGGCGCCGCCGGTTCCTGTGCCGCCCGCACCGACTCCTACGCCGATTTCCGGTTCGAACGAGATGCCAAAGGAGATGCTTTGCGCGATTTCGCTGAGGTTGCTTTCGTCGAGAGCCTCTTTGATCCCCGCGGCATAATTTTTGAGGAAATCGATGAAGAGTTTGTCGTCGGCAAATTGCATGATGCCCGCTTGCACCCCTTCATCGAAAGCTTCCGTGACCAGCCCCATGTTCTCTTTGGTGGCGTTGAACTCCTCGAGGACGATGTTTTTGAGAAGCTCCAGCGTGCCTGACTGGAGATTCAGCGGGTCGATGCCCACGGAGAAGCTAAGCGCCGCTCCGGCCTTGCCGCCCAGTAGAACATGGTAGTTGAACTCCACCCCTATCCCAGCAGACGCCGAAACGGAGATATCGGGATGGGTTGTGGCCGAGATGTCCAACAGGTTTCCACGGAAAGGTATCTTCAGATCGGCCGTGATTTCCGGGAAAGCGGGGCAGCTTTGCTGCAGATGGTTATAGAGTGCCGTGAGAGAGTCCTCTCCCTCCATCGGGGGTACGACTGGGGAGAAGGGGTCGAAGGTCATTCGCAGACGACCATCGCTGCCGGGGAGAGGAGTCACGAGGAACGTGCTTTTCAGGCTTTCTGAAGAGAGGAGTGTGTCGAAACAGAGGGTCGAGGTACTCTCGGCGTCGCACGGCGAGTCGGAGGTGCTGTTCTCTTTGGCGTAGAAGCGTATCTTCTTTTCCGATGCCTTGTAATCGAGTGCGGTGGCGTAATCGGGAAAACTTTGCACGAGCAGATTGAGTTTGTCGTAGAGCCAGACGATCGGAAAATCACTCCCGACTTTCTCGTTGAATGCATCCAGATAGCTTTTGCAGTAGCTGATCGTATCGAATGAGACATTTTGGACGGTGGAACCTTTTTTGAGACTCAGGTAGGCCGTTCCATCGGAAATCCAGAGTTTGATCCGGGCGTCTTTGGAGGGGTCGGGCGCGATTTCGGAGATCATGGTGTCGATATTCCCACGGTAGCTCTTGAAGAGGTCGACGACATCTTCGAGGCTCTTTTTCTTCTCTTGTAGCCGGGAGAAAGCGTAGTCGAAAAACGCCTTGACGTTTGTATCCCCTTTGGAGAGGAAATTGCGAAGGTCGTGCATAAGCCGGTCAGGGTCGGTGGCCGTCGCGACGATGTTGCCCGCATTTTCATAGACCGATTTGAGAGAGTTGTACCGGTTCTTTATCTGAGACGCGATGGCGCTGTAGTCGTCGAGGTTCTCCACTGGATTGAGGCTTTTTACCTTTTTGACGAGACTTTTGAAAGTTTTGAGCAGGTCGAGAATATCATCACCCACCAATGAAACGAGCGTTTCGATGGCCTGTTCCAGTGCGCTCATTCCTGTATCGGCCACCTCCTCTCCCGTTTCAATGATTTTGCTGACATACCCGTTAAATGTTCTCCATACCCCTCTTGTCGAAACCATTCCATAAGATCTTCCACTCGCTTTCTCTTCCTCAAAAACCGGTACTTCCAGCAGCAGTCGTCTCTTTTCGTCCAGATGCAGAATGGGAAGCACCTCCCGAATCTCCCGGGGGAGAGCCTCGGAGAGGCTCTCAAGTGTTTTGCTTCCGATGGGAACGGAGAGAGTGTAAAGAAGCGGTGTAGGAGTCCCCTCGAGCCGATGAAGAGAGATACTCTGTTTCTCGTCGCGGTGGGAGATGGCGGTTCTTCCCCTGTCCAGGGCGATATGCAGGAGATAGCCATCCGATGATGGGTTTTCGCTGTAGGAAAGAATGGCGG
Coding sequences:
- a CDS encoding LamG-like jellyroll fold domain-containing protein; translated protein: MKRVIENYGSTILMLFLSILMIGWMGGCEFDRHEVKGGSSVVNREKFDLAATKADLESRYRSIAPSQVIRIGFTRPLKQDENGSLALYGEKTVTGPNDYTPLTSDWLRLYRDGKEVEGRLYLSSDSMELIFVPKDFLEEGAEYKALVSMATTSKDGKMLGKDVVFKITTQTGVPLASIEGPDFIKKGESPTFTLKSLFSPEEIHWSADEAEHSGETEEKNPEVSFEYPEEGHYVVVTEVEDPYGRSVTVRHGITVLPDIEEKLRNRSTLSAVAKTDIESIPDDTLRETLEEESENVIETVEASYETKTRRTSSLRNFSGKLLHAVLMRPNAIAKWKENYLDKLFESDRFLGIVLIGGAPAILSYSENPSSDGYLLHIALDRGRTAISHRDEKQSISLHRLEGTPTPLLYTLSVPIGSKTLESLSEALPREIREVLPILHLDEKRRLLLEVPVFEEEKASGRSYGMVSTRGVWRTFNGYVSKIIETGEEVADTGMSALEQAIETLVSLVGDDILDLLKTFKSLVKKVKSLNPVENLDDYSAIASQIKNRYNSLKSVYENAGNIVATATDPDRLMHDLRNFLSKGDTNVKAFFDYAFSRLQEKKKSLEDVVDLFKSYRGNIDTMISEIAPDPSKDARIKLWISDGTAYLSLKKGSTVQNVSFDTISYCKSYLDAFNEKVGSDFPIVWLYDKLNLLVQSFPDYATALDYKASEKKIRFYAKENSTSDSPCDAESTSTLCFDTLLSSESLKSTFLVTPLPGSDGRLRMTFDPFSPVVPPMEGEDSLTALYNHLQQSCPAFPEITADLKIPFRGNLLDISATTHPDISVSASAGIGVEFNYHVLLGGKAGAALSFSVGIDPLNLQSGTLELLKNIVLEEFNATKENMGLVTEAFDEGVQAGIMQFADDKLFIDFLKNYAAGIKEALDESNLSEIAQSISFGISFEPEIGVGVGAGGTGTGGANANLKIGVEAGLSWDLGLFADSVAVVLDTYDIDTFFLSPMKRVGKTLQKAVEESAQSGDPAAALLHQNPMQQAALIFKDTFVQLIEKMRDTDNSNLINLYREMAKRMSLSFGLEIGENAEGEEAVSIEETMEWKPALSINGEALFNIIQNIAGNDTTVPYLDHAGIYPEVTLSYPFTASIEVSFDEGVKLSYGGAFQADFIYGVWTVASDPFLNDSGAESIATQNVNLKPDVIVKMSADKSSLESGESSTLTCDVTTADGVSPDVSWYIEGEKVEGTDALLYDGNTIATVIAMANNTLQLRPAITGELHIACIAGSGGTYGIDTLTIERLNEAPSKPTFSLPATDILDLDENSTLTLSATDDDGDPVTYVVQISEDTTFTNYIEMTISSPTFHLPDNLSWGHRYYLRAKATDGVAESGWSNTVSFYYHLELPVYISYWVKTAGDPVLREVEGDDASVRYTSLAEGYAFEIAGNIEYIEGAEVQIATAPDFDEEETIFSQTLYSLDEDTAYWNDYQCGNFYIRIIYSLEDANGTIHRVSSGIVHLKLVPDTPTLTTPADGVRFSHHSIVSFRITTPNVTADALPDSYVIEYAPKSDFSSDVTSSGPLAEGEWNTTLPTLDSEPYSRSYWWRARAKCNGVWSDWSAPRSFVVENRPPVPDDHEYYLNGKNMKTLGENIHICIDERIKIRFHFEDPDSDAISGATFLLSKYPSLSIERNVTVENPSPSLWMEAEYDASQAGYGTSYVEPLGKDIYGAGLERDWYAEHQEEAGVFTVVNCVPRMPRDEDIAGPSPTQTIIEGQELVFTAANLVDPDGDPIAFARLAISHNGTTTVLDANVSEDGRAIWYFTPVESGTYNFSVQAVSRYGETLQFGDENDDHIFKVIPPPSGIPIAPEDGAILFDDAISSPLELLVMPQEDVNTSAIRAIQYEWARDENFTVDRSISAWNAKDEAMDAKGIFHYSPEVGEGDWYWHARFSYTVAPGPWSETRCFSFWKADRFASYTPEPSLASSYEKAEDGSVNIPVSFENLWKGCRGERGMVEYKICFDGECTSVVQKGELDANDTIRFTPPAGHDTFYISFQQRFDSDHESMKSEPVRFDIVRHAKLTGYWNFSECDAKDRSGENRDGEIDGNPLCIEEAPKDKALYLHGDEDYIELPAIGGFTSNGPFTVSLWIEPSELEGEHAILWFTTRIFKKGEDASAIPFGLKIVDGKPRWYVTSEEGELTLYAEGVALPKNIWTHLAITYENGTITLYQNGEVAAKMSAPEKLREMEGPIYLGFDGTNDSSLYKGYIDEVKLYTYALRPEEVETAMHDIDEAFEEPFEPLESVSATPEKGEAPLTVRFHAEPSDVGIYLWDFEGDGQFDSAQGHDATHTYENPGSYEAVVMRESNGGGWKRIHIEVAPPASLVGWWNFDDCKGRDASGKHPASIHGKVTCEEGYRGQALLFDGESGYLEVPYDTELDPKALTLSFHFLPGEPGESVRQLVTRGEWGPYGVKIVEGEIVAFVYLEEDEEPIELRYELPETKEWIHVAITYDGEYFTLYVDGKAVGRSEIRSEFIRSKTPLYIGAAPLPESEEMGGYFNGTLDEIRLYDRALKVSEIGKI